The Microcoleus sp. FACHB-831 genome window below encodes:
- a CDS encoding FtsW/RodA/SpoVE family cell cycle protein: MNLRQLIPFFDPSVKEWSLEARMLRWLTFLWLFIGLVVLFSASYPTGDAEFGDGLYYFKRQLISVALALVLFNVVVNSPLRYVLGIADWLVFLLLALLFVTLLPGVGTTTNGATRWIALGPFPVQPSELIKPFLVLQSARIFGQWERLTWKVRLTWLGIFACVLLGILLQPNLSTTALCGMTLWLIALAAGLPYSYLGGTALGGLLIATLSISIKDYQRRRVMSFLNPWADPMQDGYQLIQSLLAVGSGGTWGSGFGLSQQKLFYLPIQYTDFIFAVFAEEFGLAGSLLLLLLIMAYGSLALLIAIKARNDVHRLVAIGAMILMVGQSLINIGVATGVLPTTGLPLPLFSYGGNSMIASLMAAGLLIRVARESNEAEVVSMQGRRGENGRRRRVVQKPQG; encoded by the coding sequence GTGAACCTACGCCAACTAATTCCGTTTTTTGACCCTTCAGTAAAGGAATGGTCTTTAGAAGCCCGAATGTTACGGTGGCTAACATTCTTGTGGCTATTTATTGGATTAGTGGTTCTGTTCTCCGCTTCCTATCCCACTGGGGATGCTGAGTTTGGGGATGGACTTTACTACTTCAAACGACAACTTATCTCTGTAGCACTAGCTCTAGTGTTATTTAACGTTGTAGTTAATTCCCCCTTGCGTTACGTGCTGGGAATAGCTGATTGGTTGGTATTCCTGCTGTTGGCGCTACTTTTCGTCACCTTACTTCCGGGAGTAGGAACTACTACCAATGGTGCCACCCGCTGGATAGCCTTGGGGCCATTTCCAGTCCAACCCTCTGAGTTAATAAAGCCCTTCCTAGTGCTACAAAGCGCTCGCATATTTGGGCAATGGGAGCGGCTAACCTGGAAAGTCCGCTTAACTTGGTTAGGAATTTTTGCCTGCGTGCTTTTAGGAATTCTGCTACAGCCCAACTTGAGTACAACAGCGCTGTGCGGGATGACGCTGTGGCTGATTGCTCTAGCGGCTGGCTTGCCTTATTCCTACTTGGGAGGGACAGCCTTAGGCGGTTTGCTCATAGCCACTCTCAGTATCAGCATCAAAGACTATCAGCGGCGGCGCGTGATGTCCTTTCTCAATCCTTGGGCTGACCCCATGCAAGATGGATACCAGCTAATTCAAAGTTTACTAGCTGTAGGCTCTGGCGGAACTTGGGGGTCTGGGTTTGGGCTATCGCAACAAAAGCTCTTTTATTTGCCGATTCAGTACACCGATTTTATCTTTGCCGTCTTTGCCGAAGAGTTTGGATTGGCTGGCAGTCTGCTGCTGTTGTTACTAATAATGGCTTATGGAAGCTTAGCGCTGCTGATTGCCATAAAAGCCCGCAATGACGTTCACAGGCTGGTGGCTATTGGCGCAATGATTTTGATGGTTGGGCAGTCACTAATAAATATTGGCGTTGCTACGGGCGTCTTACCCACAACTGGGCTACCTTTGCCATTGTTCAGCTATGGGGGTAATTCCATGATCGCGAGTTTAATGGCAGCGGGGTTGCTAATTCGCGTGGCGAGAGAGAGCAATGAAGCCGAAG
- the apcA gene encoding allophycocyanin subunit alpha has translation MSIVTKAIVNADAEARYLSPGELDRIKSFVTSGEKRLRIAQVLTDSRERIVKQAGDQLFQKRPDVVSPGGNAYGEEMTATCLRDLDYYLRLITYGVVSGDVTPIEEIGLVGVREMYKSLGTPIDAVAEGVRALKNASSSLMSGEDASEAGSYFDYVIGAMQ, from the coding sequence ATGAGTATCGTCACGAAAGCTATCGTGAATGCAGATGCCGAGGCTCGTTATCTTAGCCCAGGCGAACTAGACCGGATCAAGAGCTTCGTCACCTCTGGTGAAAAGCGTCTGCGTATCGCTCAAGTGCTGACCGACTCCCGCGAGCGCATCGTAAAGCAAGCTGGCGACCAATTGTTCCAAAAGCGCCCTGATGTGGTTTCTCCTGGTGGCAACGCCTATGGTGAAGAAATGACCGCAACCTGCCTGCGCGACCTCGACTACTACCTGCGTTTGATCACCTACGGAGTAGTTTCCGGCGATGTCACCCCGATTGAAGAAATCGGTCTGGTAGGCGTCCGCGAAATGTACAAGTCTCTGGGTACCCCCATTGATGCCGTTGCCGAAGGCGTCCGCGCTCTGAAGAATGCTTCTTCTTCCCTGATGTCTGGTGAAGACGCATCGGAAGCTGGCTCTTACTTCGACTACGTGATTGGTGCTATGCAGTAG
- a CDS encoding PD-(D/E)XK nuclease family protein, whose product MLKPTSLLPSRKAKSVWDRGKQYFVDESGDRVPSVTTILNVTKSQADRDALANWKQRVGVAEASQITKTASSRGTQTHKHIQRYLLGEDKRIPDTVLPYWNSIEPVLQDIHDIRLVEGSVFHRDLRYAGKVDCVASYRGIPCVCEWKTADKPKNTVDRLYDYPLQLTAYMGGVNQSYQDYDIKIECALLVVAIPEMPAEVFWFEPEAMMNYWQKWQKRVTAYWLR is encoded by the coding sequence ATGCTCAAACCAACCTCACTACTCCCCAGCCGCAAAGCAAAATCTGTGTGGGATAGGGGAAAACAATATTTTGTGGATGAATCGGGCGATCGCGTCCCCAGCGTCACCACTATACTGAATGTTACTAAATCGCAAGCAGATAGAGATGCACTGGCTAATTGGAAACAGCGAGTAGGAGTAGCTGAAGCCAGCCAAATTACCAAAACCGCTAGCAGTCGCGGAACCCAAACCCACAAACATATTCAACGCTATTTGCTAGGCGAAGACAAGCGAATTCCTGATACCGTCCTCCCCTATTGGAACAGTATCGAACCAGTCTTACAAGACATCCACGATATTAGGCTAGTTGAAGGCTCTGTTTTCCACCGCGATTTGCGCTACGCCGGAAAAGTAGACTGCGTTGCCAGTTATCGGGGGATACCCTGCGTCTGCGAGTGGAAGACAGCAGATAAGCCTAAAAACACGGTCGATCGCCTCTACGATTACCCTCTTCAACTAACAGCATATATGGGAGGAGTCAACCAATCTTATCAGGACTACGACATTAAGATAGAGTGCGCTTTGCTGGTTGTTGCCATACCTGAAATGCCAGCTGAAGTATTTTGGTTTGAGCCAGAAGCGATGATGAATTACTGGCAAAAGTGGCAAAAAAGAGTAACAGCATATTGGCTGCGTTAA
- a CDS encoding phycobilisome rod-core linker polypeptide — translation MSVKASGGSSVARPQLYQTVPVATISQAEQQDRFLGRGELDELASYFSSGSKRLEIAETLTQNSDLIVSRAANRIFVGGSPMAFLEKPKEPAREMAGVATAGGMDVKEGMKLGTVTYVESRGGFFEGLRSLFSASGGVGTSATPPGFRPINVARYGPANMQKSLRDLGWFLRYVTYAIVAGDPNIISVNTRGLREIIESACSTDATLVALQEMRLAALGSFRKDAKATEIVESYFEVLINEFKAPTPSDKVRQRPSGDQQGLQLPQIYFNAAERRPKYAMKPGLSSSEKQEVVKAAYRQVFERDITRAYSQSISDLESKVKNGDISMKEFIRRLGKSPLYRKQFYEPFINSRALELAFRHILGRGPSSREEVQKYFSIVSNKGLPGLIDALVDSQEYSDYFGEETVPYLRGLGQEAQECRNWGPQQDLLNYSAPFRKVPQFITTFAAYERPLPDQHPYGSGNDPLEIQFGAIFPKETRNPSTRPAPFGKDTRRILIRNGPGIDNQLSNPAARPKAPGSLGPKVFKLDQLPGVGGNGGTSLKRYSKGSSVKFSESSTQAVIRACYLQVFGRDVYEGQRLKVQEIKLENGETTLREFIRALAKSDLFRSLYWTKLYVTKAVEYIHRRLLGRPTYGRQEINKYFDIASKKGFYGLVDALIDSPEYNESFGEDTVPYERYLTPAGLSLRSLRVGSIGDTGTLVDKEETPRFVELGAVAEIRSEPDIQFRVNQGVSKQREQTKVFKLTSTEDKTQVATLIRAAYRQIFERDIEPYIVKNQFSNLESKLGNGEINLKEFIEALGGSELYIKEFYTPYPNTKVIELGTKHFLGRAPQDQKEIQKYNVLLASGGIKAFIGAMVNSAEYGKLFGEDTVPYRRFPTLPAANFPNSEKLYTQLTKQNDDLVVPSFEPVKSRMDATKMPIMSKAMADLARQARMPDMTKPRFIELGRSFANGNGQSVEVGVGTTRRKPARIHRMNLGMSQSETELVLNAIYCQVMDVFSGQVPHEIRRSDLESKLRNSEISVREFVKTLASSEIYRKRFYAPYPNTKVIEFLFRHILGRAPATQAEIRQYNKLLADSGLKAAVEAMVDSPEYARYFGEDVVPYNRYPSLPAGNYLGSVKAQTDLVKQSWSDLSPSYLGGRFS, via the coding sequence ATGAGTGTTAAAGCCAGTGGTGGAAGCTCAGTTGCACGTCCGCAACTATATCAAACCGTACCCGTGGCTACAATTTCGCAAGCGGAACAACAAGACCGCTTCTTAGGGCGTGGCGAACTCGATGAACTAGCCAGCTATTTCAGTTCTGGCAGCAAGCGTTTAGAGATTGCAGAAACGCTCACCCAAAATTCAGACCTGATCGTGTCTCGTGCTGCCAACCGCATTTTCGTGGGTGGTTCACCGATGGCTTTCTTAGAAAAGCCAAAGGAACCAGCGAGGGAAATGGCTGGTGTAGCTACAGCCGGGGGGATGGATGTCAAAGAAGGCATGAAATTGGGAACCGTCACCTATGTAGAAAGTCGGGGCGGATTCTTTGAAGGATTGCGATCGCTCTTCAGCGCCAGTGGTGGCGTGGGCACCAGTGCCACTCCTCCTGGCTTCCGACCAATCAACGTTGCCCGCTACGGCCCTGCTAACATGCAGAAATCGCTGCGGGACTTAGGGTGGTTCTTGCGCTACGTCACCTACGCGATCGTAGCTGGAGACCCCAACATCATCTCCGTCAATACGCGGGGATTGCGCGAAATCATCGAAAGTGCTTGCTCTACCGATGCCACCCTCGTGGCATTGCAGGAAATGCGGCTGGCAGCTTTGGGTTCCTTCCGCAAAGATGCTAAGGCAACTGAGATTGTCGAGAGCTACTTTGAAGTCCTGATCAACGAATTCAAAGCCCCCACCCCCTCAGACAAAGTACGGCAGCGTCCTTCGGGCGACCAACAAGGTCTGCAACTGCCCCAAATCTACTTCAACGCAGCCGAGCGGCGTCCCAAATACGCCATGAAGCCAGGGCTGTCGTCATCTGAAAAGCAAGAAGTTGTAAAAGCCGCTTATCGGCAAGTCTTTGAGCGCGACATTACCCGCGCTTACAGCCAATCCATTTCTGACCTAGAATCCAAGGTCAAAAACGGCGACATCTCCATGAAGGAGTTTATCCGCCGCTTGGGTAAATCTCCCCTTTACCGGAAACAGTTCTACGAACCCTTCATAAACAGTCGCGCTCTAGAACTGGCCTTCCGTCACATTCTTGGACGCGGCCCATCCAGCCGCGAAGAAGTACAAAAATACTTCTCTATCGTCTCCAACAAAGGTCTGCCTGGTCTGATAGACGCTCTGGTAGATTCTCAAGAATACTCCGACTACTTTGGCGAAGAAACAGTACCGTACCTCCGAGGTCTGGGTCAAGAAGCCCAAGAGTGTCGCAACTGGGGACCGCAGCAAGACCTGCTCAATTACAGCGCACCTTTCCGCAAGGTTCCTCAGTTTATCACTACATTCGCCGCTTACGAGCGTCCGCTGCCCGACCAACACCCCTACGGCTCCGGTAACGACCCCCTGGAAATTCAGTTTGGGGCAATCTTCCCGAAAGAAACCCGCAATCCCAGCACCCGTCCGGCGCCTTTTGGCAAAGATACTCGCCGCATCCTGATTCGCAACGGCCCTGGAATTGACAACCAACTGAGCAACCCAGCAGCTCGTCCCAAGGCTCCTGGCTCCCTCGGTCCCAAGGTGTTCAAGCTAGATCAACTCCCTGGTGTAGGAGGAAACGGCGGCACCTCGCTGAAACGCTATAGCAAAGGTTCCAGCGTTAAATTCTCCGAAAGTTCTACCCAAGCAGTTATTCGTGCTTGCTACCTGCAAGTGTTTGGGCGCGATGTCTATGAAGGTCAGCGCCTAAAAGTACAAGAAATTAAGCTGGAAAATGGCGAAACTACCCTGCGCGAGTTTATTCGAGCGCTGGCTAAATCTGACTTGTTCCGCAGCTTGTACTGGACGAAGCTGTATGTAACCAAGGCTGTTGAGTACATCCACCGTCGTCTGTTGGGTCGTCCCACCTACGGACGCCAGGAAATTAACAAGTACTTTGACATCGCTTCCAAGAAAGGCTTCTACGGTTTAGTCGATGCCCTTATCGACAGCCCAGAGTACAACGAGTCGTTTGGTGAAGATACCGTTCCCTACGAGCGCTACCTGACGCCCGCAGGCTTAAGCTTGCGTAGTCTGCGTGTTGGCAGCATCGGCGACACAGGCACGCTGGTAGATAAGGAAGAAACACCGCGCTTTGTCGAACTGGGTGCAGTTGCAGAAATACGGTCGGAACCGGATATTCAGTTCCGCGTCAACCAAGGCGTCAGCAAGCAGCGCGAACAGACCAAGGTCTTCAAGCTCACCAGCACCGAAGACAAGACTCAGGTGGCAACACTCATCCGGGCTGCTTATCGGCAAATCTTTGAGCGCGATATCGAACCCTATATCGTGAAAAACCAATTCAGCAACCTGGAAAGCAAACTGGGGAATGGTGAAATCAACCTCAAGGAATTCATTGAGGCATTGGGTGGTTCGGAACTCTACATCAAAGAGTTTTACACGCCGTATCCCAATACCAAGGTGATTGAACTGGGTACGAAGCACTTCTTGGGACGTGCGCCTCAAGACCAGAAGGAAATCCAGAAGTACAACGTGCTTCTGGCCTCGGGAGGGATTAAAGCATTTATCGGTGCCATGGTGAATAGTGCCGAGTATGGCAAGTTGTTTGGAGAAGATACGGTTCCATACCGTCGCTTCCCGACGCTGCCTGCGGCTAACTTCCCCAATAGCGAGAAGCTTTACACCCAGCTGACAAAGCAGAATGATGACTTGGTGGTTCCCAGCTTCGAGCCTGTCAAGTCGCGCATGGATGCCACGAAGATGCCGATTATGTCCAAGGCGATGGCAGACTTGGCGCGTCAGGCAAGAATGCCGGATATGACCAAGCCTCGCTTTATTGAACTGGGACGCTCTTTTGCTAACGGCAACGGGCAATCTGTTGAGGTTGGTGTCGGTACGACACGCCGCAAGCCTGCACGGATTCACCGGATGAATTTAGGCATGAGCCAGAGTGAAACTGAACTGGTGCTGAATGCCATCTACTGTCAGGTGATGGATGTATTCAGCGGTCAGGTTCCCCACGAGATTCGACGTTCGGATCTGGAGAGCAAACTCCGCAACAGTGAAATTTCTGTGCGTGAGTTTGTTAAGACTCTGGCAAGTTCGGAGATCTACCGTAAGCGCTTCTATGCGCCTTACCCGAATACCAAGGTGATTGAGTTCTTGTTCCGGCACATCCTGGGACGCGCACCAGCAACCCAAGCTGAGATCCGCCAGTACAATAAACTGCTAGCAGATAGTGGCTTGAAGGCGGCTGTAGAAGCAATGGTTGATAGTCCTGAGTATGCCCGTTATTTTGGCGAGGATGTGGTCCCATACAACCGCTATCCGTCGCTGCCTGCGGGTAATTACTTGGGTAGCGTGAAAGCTCAAACCGACTTGGTTAAGCAGTCCTGGTCCGATCTGTCGCCTTCTTATCTAGGCGGACGGTTTAGCTAA
- a CDS encoding phycobilisome linker polypeptide: MRMFKVTACVPSQTRIRTQRELQNTYFTKLVPYDNWFREQQRIMKMGGKIVKVELATGKPGANTGLL; encoded by the coding sequence ATGCGGATGTTCAAGGTAACAGCCTGCGTTCCCAGCCAAACTCGCATCCGGACGCAGCGTGAATTGCAAAACACCTATTTTACTAAGCTGGTTCCTTATGACAACTGGTTTCGCGAGCAACAGCGGATTATGAAAATGGGTGGCAAAATCGTTAAGGTTGAGCTGGCTACTGGCAAACCAGGTGCGAATACAGGACTGCTGTAA
- the apcB gene encoding allophycocyanin subunit beta — MQDAITAVINSSDVQGKYLDTSALEKLKGYFATGELRVRAATTISANASTIVKEAVAKSLLYSDITRPGGNMYTTRRYAACIRDLDYYLRYSTYAMLAGDPSILDERVLNGLKETYNSLGVPIAATVQAIQAMKEVTASLVGADAGKEMGVYFDYISSGLS; from the coding sequence ATGCAAGACGCAATTACTGCTGTTATCAATTCCTCCGACGTTCAAGGTAAGTACCTGGACACCAGCGCACTCGAAAAGCTCAAGGGCTATTTCGCAACTGGTGAACTGCGCGTTCGTGCAGCTACCACCATCAGCGCCAACGCTTCCACCATCGTTAAGGAAGCTGTTGCTAAGTCCTTGCTGTACTCGGACATCACCCGTCCCGGTGGCAACATGTACACAACCCGTCGCTATGCTGCTTGCATCCGCGACTTGGACTACTACCTCCGCTATTCCACCTATGCTATGTTGGCTGGCGACCCCTCCATCCTGGATGAGCGCGTGCTGAATGGCTTGAAAGAAACCTACAACTCCCTGGGTGTACCCATCGCCGCAACTGTGCAAGCTATCCAAGCAATGAAGGAAGTTACTGCTAGCTTGGTTGGTGCAGATGCTGGTAAGGAAATGGGCGTTTATTTCGACTACATCAGCTCTGGCTTGAGCTAA